The Candidatus Tanganyikabacteria bacterium DNA segment CGGAGACTCGTGGGGCGAGAGGCCGGGGTCTCGGCGAGGCCGAAGCCCTCGAGTAGGCCGCTGGCTGGTTTGAAGCCGATCAAGCTGGCTTGGTTGGACAGTTGTAGAACCTCCGGTTGCACGCTCGCCGGTAGCGAGCAACTATTCGAGGGCGACCTGGTGCGAACCGAACCAGTAAGTCTCGTCGAGGGTGCTCAATCCCCCGCGTCGTCGCCCAGAGGAAGGCGATCCCGACTGACGGACAGCGCAGTGTCAGGTTCGACTGCCTGGTATTGATCATCCGACCTGGCTAAAAGATCGGCCAGAGCTCGGAAGTGAGCGCGAACCCGTTTATCATCCGGGTCCTCGATGCCGTTGACTCCGGTGACGACGACGACCTTCCGCTTGGTCGACGGGTCGATCTCGAAGTCGACGAAGATCCGGTCCACGTCGGGGTGCGTTTCGATGTACGCATGGAGGGTGTCCGCGACCCAGCGTGCCGCGCTGTCGGCTGCGGGATCGGGGACACGTGGATTGACGCCGCACTCTTTGATTTCGTCCCAGAGCAAGCTGTATCGGCCTTCCGCCTGCATCTCGAGGTCACCCTTCCCCATGAACCAGCAGTACCCGTTGGCATGGGGCGGTAGGTAGAAGTATGGCTGCCAGTAAGGACAAACGAGCTTCCCACGGGACGTAAGCTCGTAGCAGTAGTCGCCAGTCGGGATGACAGACGTGTCGCGCTCCATCGCACGGACAGAGGAGGGCTCTTTCTTTGACTTCTCGCGCAGTGCGCTGAAATCCAGGACCGGCTTGTCGAGCGAGGTCCCCAGCTCCGCAAGGACCTCGCGGAGGCCCTCAGCCGACTCCGCCTCGACCGCTTCCGGCCCACCGAAAATCCTGAACGTGCCGTCCTCGGACACCTTGGCCCAGCAGATCACGTACGCATCACCGGCGGGCGTCGCACGGCGAACGACGCGATACTCGGGTTCTGACATGGCCCCTAGACGACTTCGGGCTGCGAGGCCCAGTCCGGAAGGGGAGCTCCCGTGGCCCACGAATACAGGACGATAGGATCCAGGTCTGCCTCGTTGGGCCAGGCGATGGTTCCGAACTCGTTCACCGCCACCCGGTCGAAGAACTTCGGGTCCTGCATGGGCTCGAACACGCCGGTGAACTCGATCCGATCGTCGAGATTGATCTCACCTTCGGCTCCGTCATCGAATCGGAGCCACAGCCGCCGGTCTCCGATCGGCCTCACGTCGGTCACGTTCCGGATCATACCTGCCTCACTCCAGAGGGGCGATCCTCTCAAGCGGCCGCCGACTCCTGGCCCGATTCCAGTTGGCCTCCAGCTCGGCTTGGTGCAAGGCCGCCCACTCCATCACCAAGCCTAGCACTCTCGGGGATAGCCGGCCATCCATTAGCGTGCACGGAGCAATCCGCACAATGCCTTGCTGATCGCCGTACTGGACGTGAAAGTGCGGAGGGTTGTGATCGTCGAAGTTCATCGTTATGGAGATGCCGAAGAATCGGCTGATTTCGGGCATCGAGAGCCTCCTGGCTAGAGCGCGGGCAAGCGCATCGATCGTACCCCCGGAGTCGAAACTCAAAGGAAAGCCCAGGCTAAGAAAGGGCTAACCGGTGATTAACTGGCCTGGTTGGACGGTCGTAGGACTTCCGGTCGCCGGGTAGGCAACAGGGCGGGGTCCCTGGCCTGACCGCCGGAAGGCGACCATTGTCGAGCGGAACACCAACACTCGGACGTCTCGCATCATGGCGCCTCGCCGGTAGCCGCGCACGATGTACTCTCGCAAGTCAGGTCGGCCGAATGCGGGACCGGTCTGGTGCGGCGGTCCCTCGTCACCTACAATCGGCAGGTGTCAAACCTTCGGAGGCCAGCATGCCTGAACGCGATCACGTGACAACCGAGATGCCGGGCGATGTCGAGGTAGTGTCCCAGGCGGAACTCGACCGGATGATCGAGGAGGCGACGGTCGATGCTCACGACGAGTCCGAGCAGATCCTGGGGTTCTTCACCATGCTCGAGGACAACCTCGTGCTGCCGTTCGAAACCGAGTTGCTCGGCGTTACGGTCACCGTGGAGGAGCTCGACCTGACCGACGACGATCGGATCGTAGCCGTCTGCGAGCGCGGAAGGTCCCGCCAGCGGATCTCCCTCCTCGATCTACCCCTTCCCGTTCCGCCACCGGAGGGAGCGGCGTGGATCGCCGCCTTCAGGCGCTGGGCGCGAGTGAATTGACCATGGCTGGGCTACGGACCGAAACGTGAATGAGTACCACGACATCGAGCTCCAGGCCATCGACCGGCTGCTCGTGCCTGACCAGACGGCCGAACCGTCCCGTCGCACCTTGCGTGCACGCACTGGCACGACGAGTTCCGTGAATCCATCCTCCAGGGGCGGCTTCAGAGGTGCCGAGCTTGCGACCTACCGCGATGATCCACTCTATCCCCGGATCGTGCGGGCGGTGGCCGCCATCCTGGCCAACGGCATGGTCGTGGCCCCGGTCGATCCGCTCATGGAAATGGGACTCCTCACGGAGGAGAAGCTCGAAGACTGGCGCCGTGGGCGGGTGCCCTGTCTGGAGAAGGTCGTCGCGTGTATCCTCACGCGGCTGCCGAGACTGGCGCACGACAGGGCTTCGGAGATAGCGCCCGCCCGTTGATGCCCCACGACAGCGAGGTTCCCCCTCATGACGACACTGGAACTCGATCCCAGTCGCCCGTATCAGACCCAGGGAAAGATCATCGCGTTCCGTTGGCCGCGGGGCCGGGGGCGCTACGCCGCGGCCGGGGGGCTGATCGCCATCGCCGATGTCGGCCAGAACCCGACCTGCTCGTGCACGGAGGCGCAACTCCAGGCGCTACGAATCGGCGACCGGGCCGTGCAAGCCGTTCTGGATGGGGGCTCCCTGCGGATTTCCTGGCGCAATCACGAGGACGGTCCGCCGTTCCCCGAGCCTGGTCCGGAAGCGCGGGCAGGAGCTCCAGGCGGCGGCGGCCGTTCGCCCGGGCGCGCCAGCTCCCGGTTACCTGGCCGCGCCGTCGGCACGCAAGGCACCTTGTCCCTGCGGCTCGGGGAAGAGGTTCAAGCATTGCCGCGTGATGCCCTCGCAGGAAGCGGCGCAACGCTCGAAGGCACCCCCTTGCAGCCGCGCATGTTCCAAGGAGATTCGACATCCTCCCCACGGCTGAAGCCGGGGGATTCCTAACGCGTTGCCCGAGCCAGTCGGGTCGCCTCGGTGGGTTCCTGTAGTCCGCCGCAAACCCTCTCGGGAAACTTTCGTCTTCTGCGGCCTCAGTTTCAAAGGCTATGGGCTTTTCAAGATCCTGGGTTTTCAAACCGCCTTGGCGGAACCCTTCCCGCACGTCCTACGGTACTTCAAGAATGCTTGCATCCCAGCATGGATGTTCGAGGAGGGCAAGCAACGTTTTCTGCGGCTCACGCCGCGCCCCTTATATCCCTACGCCTGAAGGCGAAGGCTTTACGGGGCATTCGGTAAGGCGGTGCTGCCTGCGCAGGCAGGCCGAGCCATCCCCGGAATCTGGCACCCGAGTGGGCCGCGGTGCGCTCCGGACCGCGCAGCCTCGACGAGCGGGTTACCAGGCGGCAGGATTCGAACCCTAGCCTGATCCACCCGAAGCAAGCCAGGTCTGGCTTCCGCGCGATCTCGGGGCAGCGCTCCAGACGGTCGCTCTGCAGGACTGCGAGCCTCTAAACCCAGGCGAAATGCTGATTCGGGTCAATTAGACTGGGTTGGTTGGACAGTTGTAGAACTTCTGGTTGCCCGGTCGGAGACGGCGAGGATCTGCTCGCCTAGCGAATCAGACGGCAAATGCGATCGCGCCCCGGGCTCTTCTGCCTGCGAGAGAGCGCTCCTCTTGCCTTCGTTGCAGATCGGGCACCGCCACGTCCGTCGCCCCCAAGCTATAGCGAGAGCCCAAGGGCATCAAGGTCGGCCGAGGCCTGGACGCCCTGATTCGCTGCGACACTTCTTGCTTTCGCAAAGTCCTACCTAGTGAAATGGATCTTCGTACTCGATCGTTATGCCTTGACATGATCCTCCGACCACGAGGGTAGGAAGCAAGTGATGGAGGTTGCCGGCCGGACTAACCAGGTGTCCGTCGTCGACGTGGTCGCAGCCGTTTCGCCGAAAGAGATTAATGAGGACTACTGATCCGCCTGATATCGCCTGTCGGTCCGTTACTGCGGCCTCGGTTCCCGCCAAACCCGATGAGGAGAAAGGATTGCTGGCAACGCTCTCCGCGTTCTCCTTCGGGTATGCGGGCTGGGGCCCGCACACGGAGAAGCTCATTCGCACCTTTGACGTGGTCGAACGCGCCCGCGGCTTCGAGCCCCCGCTGATCGTCGACACCCGGATCAGGCGCAATGTTCGAGCCGTTGGCTTCCGCGGCACCGCACTTGCGGATAGGCTGGGCGATCGCCACCGCTGGCTACGTGAGCTTGGCAACCGTAACGTCTTGACCGGCGAAGACGGCATTGCGATCGACCACCCCGAAGCCGCCAGGACGCTTCTGACCTGGATCCGAGAGGAAGCAGCCCGGTACCGCCGCCTGATCTTCTTTTGCTCGTGCGGGCCAGTGGAAGGCTGCCACCGCCAGGCGATCGCCAGCCTCCTACTGGAGGAGGCCAAGATTCAAGGACTCGACCTCGAAATCG contains these protein-coding regions:
- a CDS encoding DUF4160 domain-containing protein, which codes for MPEISRFFGISITMNFDDHNPPHFHVQYGDQQGIVRIAPCTLMDGRLSPRVLGLVMEWAALHQAELEANWNRARSRRPLERIAPLE
- a CDS encoding DUF2442 domain-containing protein, with translation MIRNVTDVRPIGDRRLWLRFDDGAEGEINLDDRIEFTGVFEPMQDPKFFDRVAVNEFGTIAWPNEADLDPIVLYSWATGAPLPDWASQPEVV
- a CDS encoding SEC-C domain-containing protein; translation: MGAPCGFPGAITRTVRRSPSLVRKRGQELQAAAAVRPGAPAPGYLAAPSARKAPCPCGSGKRFKHCRVMPSQEAAQRSKAPPCSRACSKEIRHPPHG